A section of the Pristiophorus japonicus isolate sPriJap1 unplaced genomic scaffold, sPriJap1.hap1 HAP1_SCAFFOLD_733, whole genome shotgun sequence genome encodes:
- the LOC139256573 gene encoding protein phosphatase 1F-like, which produces MKEPQLLHVPKQYLKISSHAIRNTRRKMEDRHVALPEFNAFFGIKDEQERAYFAVFDGHGGVDAAVYAATHLHVNLAHQEVFSTQPDEALRRAFKRTDEMFLQRAKRKKLRSGTTGVAALIAGDTLHVAWLGDSQVMMVRQGLVVTLMDPHKPEKEDEKQRIEELGGCVVFLGCWRVNGTLAVSRAIGDIDQKPYISGDADNASFKLDGTEDYVVLACDGFFDGVEPSKVVGLVQEHLQENAGDGSTVAETLVAAAKEGGSSDNITVVLVFLRDPQAILKDSSLHVGSESTDQNSGCPRARGDSETSPSQLTFSMDKDNQGKGQTG; this is translated from the exons ATGAAAGAACCACAGTTGCTACATGTACCAAAGCAGTACTTAAAAATTTCCAGTCACGCTATCCGTAACACACGGCGGAAGATGGAGGACAGACATGTAGCACTGCCTGAGTTTAACGCTTTCTTTGGCATTAAG GATGAGCAAGAGAGGGCATATTTTGCTGTGTTTGATGGCCATGGTGGCGTGGATGCTGCTGTCTATGCTGCGACACACCTTCATGTCAATCTTGCGCATCAGGAAGTGTTTTCGACTCAGCCAGATGAAGCATTAAGGAGGGCCTTCAAACGGACAGATGAGATGTTTCTTCAGAGAGCCAagagaaag AAGCTCCGGAGTGGTACCACTGGTGTGGCAGCCTTGATTGCTGGCGATACACTGCATGTTGCGTGGCTTGGGGACTCGCAGGTGATGATGGTGCGACAGGGCCTGGTTGTGACCCTTATGGACCCACACAAGCCTGAGAAAGAG GATGAGAAGCAGAGGATTGAAGAGCTTGGTGGATGTGTGGTATTTCTGGGATGTTGGCGTGTAAATGGAACCCTTGCAGTCTCTAGAGCAATTG GGGACATTGACCAAAAACCTTACATTTCGGGGGATGCTGATAATGCTTCATTCAAACTGGATGGCACAGAGGACTACGTTGTTCTAGCCTGCGATGGCTTCTTTGATGGAGTTGAACCCTCCAAGGTTGTGGGCCTTGTGCAAGAACACTTGCAAGAGAATGCAGGCGATGGCAGTACAGTTGCAGAGACACTTGTAGCAGCTGCAAAAGAAGGTGGCTCCAGTGACAACATCACTGTGGTGCTGGTCTTTCTACGGGATCCACAGGCCattctgaaagacagcagcttGCACGTGGGCAGTGAGAGCACTGACCAGAACAGTGGGTGCCCTCGAGCCAGAGGCGACTCTGAAACATCTCCGTCACAGTTGACCTTCTCAATGGATAAAGACAACCAAGGAAAGGGTCAGACAGGCTGA